Within the Miscanthus floridulus cultivar M001 chromosome 2, ASM1932011v1, whole genome shotgun sequence genome, the region GATCATCGCCCGAAACTTAGCCAATCGATGGGGTTTTTAAATCACATGACGAACACCGGTTATTCACCCCAAGAACATGAATCGCCCCGATCTAAACATGAATCGCCCCGATCTATGAACTCGTGAGGATTCAATCAAATTTCTTCGATGGAAAGGATCAACTCACGTCCTATTTCATTTCAAATCAATCGGTTTGATCCAAAACAACCTCAAATCGACAAATCGAGGCAAAACGGGATAGGGAGAAAAACAAGATCGCGAAGAACACAAAATGCGATTCACATGAACACAGCTCAAATCTTGAATCCCGGAGGACAAGAGGAGGTAAGGACCTTCATTCCCACACAAATCACAGGTTCATAAACTCATATTACACTACCATGAGATGGATCATTTGAGGATCTCTAAAGCAACCCTAGaatgagagagagggagaagttctgaaaatgaaaagctagaaaggTAAATGCTGTTTGGGGGCAGCCCCCTGTTATTTATCAGGGCCTTTTCACAATCCCAAATTGCTCCTAAATAATTAGAGCAAACCACCTAGCCCGCGGGGCATATGGTCCAACTCAGATGACTGCTGATCTGATGGTCACGCGCCTTTCATGacttagcttcgcctcgacgcaagCCTCGCGATGACGCCACGTGCCGCCTCCGATTCCTTGCCGGAACCGCACCCGAATTTTGAGGCCCAAATCCGAAAACCGTCCACCCGGTGGTTTTGAGGCTCAACCCACCAAACCgcccgcgagtagcgtactccatatgcATCGCCCGCAactcgacgcgtgtcaccgccgtcctcgactgcCTGGCCGCCAAGTCTTCCAGAGCATCCGCTCGACTTGCTCGACTGTCGTCTTAACTCGATCAACATGGTCCACCATGTacacttgcacttgtcgatgtccccaagTGTTAGCCACCGCGGCAGGTCACCTGACCtcctggtccctcggtccaagcctcacgtccgtccttcactgctcccagtccatcggcacggcacgtccctacttgaccttcacctcgccatcGACCACCACCTCCGAGGATCTATACCtgcgcaccacaagccaagagacatgtcgcacaacccaactcatgccatggttagttcacaaactcaacctaagacgcgaatcacgttgacaatcactcatcacaaatcgaaccacaagggcacatatcaacctggTGTTCGCATTTGGTCCAATCCCACTTTGCTAGACATGGATCAAACTTCTGTGCTGACTTCTATGCCCATGTGTTGAGCAGTGATCCAAACCCTAGCAAATGATGGCAAATTTGATGGGCATGACCAAATTTTGGCTTGGCTAAGTAAGACAGCACACCAGAGTCCCCTGGTCCTCGTGTTCATACTCAAGAGGTCCTTGATGTCAAAAAGATAAATTTGAGAAGTTTTTTAGGCCATTCGGAAGGTCCTCAGACTCAAGAAGCCCTCGAAGGAAGCTGAGCTAGATCAGTTTGTCGAGGGTGGGGGTGTGTACTAGAACCAGACCCCCAGGTTCAATGCCTCATCTAGTGAACTTGGGTGCCTATTTTATTCTTAATAAAAATACCACATAGTCCCTCCTAGGTTGGTCTAGTTTTTCAAGAAGCCCTCGAATTCGACATCGAACTTAAGAAGTCACTAAGCTCAAGAAGGCCTCACCCTAGATGTAGGGCTCAAGAAGCCCTCAACATGAAAGATCCTTCAGCATAAGAAGTCCACACCCTCAACATCAGGCATTAGAACTCCTCACCCGACAATGGGCTAAAGTTGCCATCGACCTTCGAGAAGTCATCGGTCTAGAGGCTGAGAAATTGGCAAAACTAGTGCTATAGTGAATTAAAAACAGATATTTAAATAATCATTTGAAATTCCTGCAGAAGTTTGTCACTATCAGAATGACAAAAACAGAGCTTCAGATTTTGGCATTTGGGTAACTCCAAATTAAAATGGTGAACAAACCAACAAAAACAGATAAAATTCGTACATGTAGATCTTGGACTTATTAGGATTGAAAATTGTGGCTTGGAACAATAACTAGATGACGCAGGACGAGTTCACCAAGCAAATGCAAGTGTTAGAATTAATTACCTCTTAGCTGTAATCTCTTAGTCCTATGCGCCACCTCCAGGCTGGCCAGGCCCTTTGGGCTCTCTCTACTCTCCTATATATATGTGTAACTCCTCCTGTAATCAAGTCAAGTAATCTAAGCCTATTGGCCTTCCACTATCATGGTATCAGTCTAACTTCCGACTCCTCTGCTTCCGCTCTTCTCGGCGCCCGCCTCGAGCCGCGCCCGCTCCTTCACTTCTCGCGCGCGCACCTCGGGTCGCGCCCGCCCCGCGCGCCCGGAGACGCCGCGACCCGCGACCCTTCCCTGCCGCCGGCGTGCCCGGAGCTGCCCCCATCGACGCGCCTGGTGCCGCCACAGCCACGCGTCCATGGCTTCTTCGACCTCCGGCGCCTCCGCCGCGGCTACCGCGATCAAGCTTCGTGATGAAGCTTTCGCCGCCGCCCAGAAGCTGGAGGAGGAGGCCGCCTCCCTGCACTCCACCAACACCGAACGCAGCCAGCAGCTTCAGACGGAGGCCGACCTCCTCAAGTCCGCTGCTGCCGCTCAGGATCGCGTTCGTGCCGCTGCTGACGCCCTCGAGAAGGAGCGCGCGCAGGACGACGCCCTGGAACAGTAGGCCGCTGCCCTCCGGGGCCGTCTCCGCACGGACTCCCTCCACGACGACGACTCTCAGGACGGCGGCGATCACTTCATCAACTCCAACGCCGCGACCATCGCTCATCTGCACAGCCAGGTTGCCGCTGTCCAGAACATCAAGAACTTGATTCCGATCGTTCTGGACCTCCAGTCCTCCAACTACTCCAGGTGGCGTGGCtacgtcctcctcatcctcggccGCTTCGCTTTGAAGGACCACGTCCTCAGTGACGCCTCCCGCTTCAACGATCCAGCGTGGTCCCGCATGGACTGCGTGGTCGTCTCCTGGATCTTCAACACCATCTCCACTGACCTTTTGGACGTCATCCACGAGCGTGACGACATCTCCGCTCGGGCAGCATGGCTCGGCATTGAACAACAGTTCCTGAACAATCGCGAGTCACGCGCCATGCTCCTCGACGCTGAGTTCCGCACCATCACCCAGGGCGGCCTCTCCATCGACGACTACTGCCACAAGATGAAGGGCATGGCTGATGCCCTTGCCGATCTTAGCGAGCCCGTCCATGACCGTACTCTGGTGCTGAACATACTGCGAGGCCTCAATGAGCGCTTCCAGCTCATGTCGCAGTTCATCACGCGCCAGAAGCCGTTTCCCTCCTTTGCAGACGTCCGCGCCGACCTGCGCCTGGCCGAGCTTAACATGGCACCTCCCTCGGCACCTCCATCGGCTCTCGTCGTCTCTTCGTCCAGCAAGCCACctgctgtagggtcgagatggcggactagaggggggtgaatagtcctttctaaaaataatcgcgtcggctaaccgaaacaagtgcggaattaaaactattggtctagccaagactacacccttctatttatgttctctagcacctttcaaagatactaattaagcaacaaatgtgctgggctagctagagctcacctaaccaattctagaagcaaggtcacacaaacctatgccactagtactttaagcaacaagggagcttctacacaagcaagtaagcaaaagcacaaagccacctaagctcacttagcaatgctcaataacaaggcaaccaatgccaaattagagagcgcaaatacttagctacacaaactaagcaaagtgactaacaaggttgcacaaacctaattagccacgcaagggagctacttctatgctacacaagcaagaaggtaactagtaagctacacaagctaactagttacaagagcaactacacaagcacaatataaatgaaagtaattacaagcttgtgtaacgaggatgcaaaccaacgggaagaacaaggttgacacgattatttttctcccgaggttcacgtgcttgccaacacgctacgtccccgttgtgtcgaccgctcacttagtagttcggtggctaattggcatcacccgccaagcccgcacgtcgagcaccgcacgaacctaccccgaaaatgagggtagctcaatgacacgctcaactagagttgctcttcgcggctctcgcggggcgagcacaatgcccctcacaaagcgcttctccggagcaccgcacaagcttcttgcgggcttcgacggagaccaccaccaagccgtctaggaggtggcaacctccaagagtaacaagcaccaccggcttgcaactcgatcacctagtgccactcgatgcaacctcacgatgcaatcacattggactcgctctctcacacaatcgaataatcactatcaagtgtatgtgagatggagggctcccaagcactactacacaagccaccaaggctgtagtgtgctcagctgccggcccaaggccgaccatggcttctatttataaccccacgaacaaatagagccgttaccccttcactgggcaaaagtcgggacgaccagacgctccggtccgatcgaccggacgctggacctcagcgtccggtcgtgcgatgcacgacacgtgtcccctgcttcaaatactattcgtccgttctcaacggtcatctgtcgaccggacgcagcagcttgaactgaccggacgcagtaaccccaacgtccggtcgtttccagtaaggtaccagacatgaccggacacgtccggtcggtcgcgatcggacgcaccaccagtgtccggtcacttctagctcTCTGCTCTGCCTGCATCATCACACGTCACCCTAACCGGACGCACacaaccagtgtccggtcacttccagcgccagcgtccggtcgatgaccgacgcctgcccgctgactgccacaactgaccggacactggaacccagcatccggtcactacgtgaccagtgtccggtccacactgtgagaccctatcttttcggaacagggcgccgatggcaccgtcggactgtccgcactctacgggcggacactccaccggtggagttccgaacccttctcacctctgtcccatcgccgagttgatccacatcaactctaacttcatctcctttgtaaatgtgccaacaccaccatgtgtatgtatgttagcattttcacaatcatttccaaaggattagccactcaacttgccacaccactcaatcctagcgacgatgcaaagttagatcactcaagtggcacttagatgaccgatatgcaaacaagtttgcccctcttgatagtacggccatataTCATAAAtccggtcacaaacttctctacacacctatgaccggtgaaatgaaatgccctaggttatacctttgccttgcgcattccattccatctcctccaatgtcgatgcaacacatgcaccaacacaatcaacaatgatatgatccacttcatatcatcacatgatcatattggttcatcgatcttgacttcacttgcttttcacagttgccttcgtccatcggcgccaagtcttgcttaagcttcaccgccacgcggtccatcgctccaaagcctccaacttgcccttcacgcttgcaaccggtccatcaagccaagtcttgtcttatcttctccatcttgatcacatgattcaatgtcatgtctcatgtgcaatgagctccttcatcatcacatgtgtgagttttgcaacatctccaagccattttcaccttcatggcatatgttgctcacacacatgtacctatggactaatcacctgtgtatctcacataaacataattagtccacctaggttgtcactcaattaccaaaaccacacaaggatctTTCACCTGCATCCCAGCCGGCCTCTGGGTCTGCAACCCCGCGTCCTCAATAgaacgccgggggggggggggggggggttcgtcTGGTAGTGGCCGTGGCCGGCGTTGTCGTGGCGGCCGTGGCCAAGGCGGCTCGAACAGTGGCTCACCAGGTGGTTTCCAGTGGCCCTCCTTC harbors:
- the LOC136536483 gene encoding uncharacterized protein; translation: MASSTSGASAAATAIKLRDEAFAAAQKLEEEAASLHSTNTERSQQLQTEADLLKSAAAAQDRVRAAADALEKERAQDDALEQWRGYVLLILGRFALKDHVLSDASRFNDPAWSRMDCVVVSWIFNTISTDLLDVIHERDDISARAAWLGIEQQFLNNRESRAMLLDAEFRTITQGGLSIDDYCHKMKGMADALADLSEPVHDRTLVLNILRGLNERFQLMSQFITRQKPFPSFADVRADLRLAELNMAPPSAPPSALVVSSSSKPPAVGSRWRTRGG